One genomic region from Edaphobacter dinghuensis encodes:
- a CDS encoding DUF5522 domain-containing protein produces MPEPLKPDEPESVEDSTPQLAPEDFYYEGPYLVFTATYHLKRGYCCNSNCRHCPYR; encoded by the coding sequence ATGCCAGAGCCACTCAAGCCCGACGAGCCGGAGTCTGTCGAAGATTCTACGCCACAGCTCGCTCCGGAAGATTTTTATTACGAAGGTCCTTACCTCGTCTTCACCGCGACGTACCATCTCAAACGAGGGTACTGCTGCAACTCCAACTGTCGTCACTGCCCCTATCGCTAG
- a CDS encoding tetratricopeptide repeat protein has protein sequence MGYPVRLFRLSSLLFLFTVFVTGARLSAQKDVRSHDLAVELEHEDPQWPSIQAHLPDPATASPEKLETAADVLRARRFPEDALNYYADAMKRGANEVEILNKMGVTELEIGNHEIARAFFQRVVHVKRKDPEGWNNLGAVEYLEGQNGSAISDYKKAIKLDKRSASFHSNLGTAYFQIKDFERARKEFDAALKIDPDLMVHRGGPGGITMRMLSPADHARFCYELARLYAQHGDIANMLHYLTTASEGGFDVLEAMRHDDLLEQYRKDPRVILLVHNAEAIRSGHTPLTATTADLPPLPPTQN, from the coding sequence ATGGGCTATCCGGTCCGCCTCTTCCGTCTCTCTTCCCTTCTATTCCTCTTTACCGTGTTTGTAACCGGCGCACGATTGTCTGCGCAAAAAGACGTCCGAAGCCACGACCTCGCTGTGGAGCTGGAACATGAGGACCCACAGTGGCCATCGATACAAGCCCACCTGCCTGACCCGGCAACGGCTTCTCCGGAAAAGCTGGAGACCGCTGCCGATGTGCTGCGAGCGCGACGGTTTCCCGAAGACGCCCTGAACTATTATGCCGATGCGATGAAGCGAGGGGCTAACGAAGTAGAGATATTGAACAAGATGGGAGTGACAGAGCTTGAGATCGGGAACCATGAGATTGCGCGCGCGTTCTTCCAGCGCGTGGTGCATGTGAAACGGAAGGACCCCGAAGGATGGAACAATCTGGGCGCAGTGGAGTATCTGGAGGGCCAGAACGGAAGCGCCATCTCCGACTACAAAAAAGCGATCAAGCTGGATAAGAGGTCTGCATCATTTCATTCCAACCTGGGCACAGCGTACTTTCAGATAAAGGACTTTGAGCGTGCCCGCAAGGAGTTCGACGCCGCGTTGAAGATCGACCCGGACCTGATGGTGCATCGCGGAGGACCGGGGGGCATCACCATGCGGATGCTGTCGCCGGCGGACCATGCGCGGTTCTGCTATGAGCTTGCACGGCTGTATGCGCAGCATGGAGATATAGCCAACATGCTGCATTACCTGACGACGGCAAGCGAAGGCGGCTTCGACGTATTAGAGGCCATGAGACATGATGATCTGCTGGAGCAGTATCGCAAGGACCCTCGGGTCATTCTGCTGGTTCATAACGCGGAGGCCATCCGCAGCGGCCATACCCCGTTGACCGCTACGACGGCAGACCTGCCACCTTTGCCGCCAACGCAAAACTAG
- a CDS encoding VWA domain-containing protein yields the protein MSLWFEDATGKTGNRFIALVRPALAAVLAGMMAGTPMVAQQQASDGTFTLKVQSDIVLTNVVVRDKKTGEVVKGLKASDFTILENGKPQKIASFDYQNVDEAAVLHEKTTVSGKASIADLLNGNGDFAAAPEALKDHRLIVMFFDLSSMQPEDVDRAVEAAQDYINKKRQPADLVALVSLDTGLSLDQDFTADKAALLKGVGKYNGTEGTGFANGNEGGNSGGTADDASSFTADDSEYNALNTDRELYAIRSIAKSLERVDQRKSLLYFSGGVTRQGIENQASMRAATNEAVKANMAIYSVDSRGLQALSPVGDASTGSLRGTAAYSGGAMQSNLDANFGSQETLATLSSDTGGKAFFDSNDFAPAFQQIQHDTEAYYILGFHSTNTARDGSYRHLTVKLNRSDVKLDYRPGYYAPADFKHQKTEDREEALTEQMRSDLPATDVAVYLQALYFRLEDNKFFVPVSLIVPGSQIPFVKNGDRDKANIDIMGQVKDAQGIIVGNVRDTVKLALDSAQQVQRKNIQYSTGFTLAPGRYHLKFVVRENETGRMGSFETDIQVPDMRKSPLKLSSIVLSSQRTPNTAKKAASPLVRDGVEWIPNIPHVFRQDQHLYFLYEVYDPAKQQGSTAADAPGLKRREGKPVRVLTSIEFMSNGVKVYETPLVVADAINIPERDAVGFQFDVPLTQLKPGTYVCQINVIDDAGGSFSFPRLALRVQAAPPAAAATAALTKAPAGTQSTP from the coding sequence ATGAGTCTTTGGTTTGAAGATGCGACGGGCAAAACCGGCAATCGTTTTATCGCGTTGGTGCGCCCTGCGCTGGCGGCGGTGCTGGCTGGGATGATGGCGGGGACGCCGATGGTTGCGCAGCAGCAGGCTTCGGACGGCACCTTTACGCTGAAGGTGCAGAGCGATATCGTGCTGACCAATGTAGTGGTGCGCGACAAGAAGACAGGCGAGGTCGTCAAAGGGCTGAAGGCCAGCGACTTCACGATTCTCGAAAACGGAAAACCGCAGAAGATTGCCAGCTTCGACTATCAGAATGTCGACGAAGCGGCGGTGCTGCATGAGAAGACAACCGTAAGCGGAAAGGCTTCGATTGCCGACCTGCTGAATGGGAACGGCGACTTTGCCGCGGCACCGGAAGCGTTGAAGGACCATCGGTTGATTGTGATGTTCTTCGATTTGAGCAGCATGCAGCCGGAGGATGTCGACCGTGCAGTTGAGGCAGCACAAGACTATATCAACAAAAAGAGGCAGCCTGCCGATCTGGTTGCGCTGGTAAGCCTGGATACTGGGCTTAGCCTTGACCAGGATTTTACGGCAGACAAGGCCGCCCTGCTGAAGGGCGTGGGCAAGTACAACGGCACCGAGGGCACCGGTTTTGCGAACGGCAACGAGGGCGGCAACTCGGGCGGCACTGCAGACGATGCATCAAGTTTTACCGCAGACGACAGCGAGTACAACGCACTGAATACTGATCGCGAGCTGTATGCGATCCGATCGATTGCAAAGTCGCTGGAGCGAGTCGACCAGCGAAAGAGCCTGCTGTACTTCAGCGGTGGAGTGACGCGGCAAGGCATTGAAAATCAGGCCAGTATGCGCGCGGCGACCAATGAGGCTGTGAAGGCAAATATGGCCATCTATAGCGTGGATTCGCGGGGGCTACAGGCGCTGTCGCCGGTAGGAGATGCGTCCACAGGCAGCTTGCGCGGTACGGCGGCTTATAGCGGCGGGGCGATGCAGAGCAATCTGGATGCGAACTTCGGCTCGCAGGAGACGCTGGCTACTCTATCGAGCGATACGGGCGGCAAGGCGTTCTTTGATTCGAATGACTTTGCTCCGGCATTTCAGCAGATTCAGCATGACACTGAGGCTTACTACATCCTTGGCTTCCACTCGACCAATACTGCACGGGATGGAAGCTATCGGCACCTGACGGTGAAGCTGAATCGCAGCGATGTGAAGCTGGACTATCGCCCGGGGTATTATGCGCCGGCTGACTTCAAACATCAGAAGACAGAGGACCGCGAAGAGGCGCTGACAGAGCAGATGCGCAGCGACCTGCCTGCGACCGATGTTGCCGTGTACTTGCAGGCGCTGTACTTCCGGCTGGAAGACAATAAGTTCTTCGTTCCGGTGTCGCTGATCGTGCCGGGATCGCAGATTCCCTTTGTGAAGAATGGTGACCGCGACAAGGCGAACATCGACATCATGGGACAGGTGAAGGACGCCCAGGGAATCATCGTTGGTAATGTTCGTGACACGGTGAAGCTCGCGCTCGATTCGGCACAGCAGGTGCAACGAAAGAACATCCAGTATTCGACTGGGTTCACGCTAGCTCCGGGACGCTATCACCTGAAGTTTGTGGTGCGCGAGAACGAGACCGGGCGGATGGGAAGTTTTGAGACGGACATCCAGGTTCCGGATATGCGCAAGAGTCCGTTGAAGCTGAGCTCCATTGTGCTGTCGAGTCAGCGCACGCCGAATACGGCGAAGAAGGCAGCGAGCCCGCTGGTGCGCGATGGCGTGGAGTGGATACCGAATATTCCCCATGTGTTCCGACAGGACCAGCACCTCTACTTCCTGTATGAGGTGTATGACCCGGCGAAGCAGCAGGGTAGCACGGCGGCGGATGCTCCGGGGTTGAAGCGGCGAGAGGGCAAGCCGGTGCGGGTGCTGACCAGCATTGAGTTTATGAGCAACGGCGTAAAGGTGTACGAGACGCCGCTGGTGGTCGCCGATGCGATCAATATTCCGGAGCGGGATGCGGTTGGTTTTCAGTTCGATGTTCCACTAACTCAATTGAAACCAGGCACCTACGTCTGCCAGATCAACGTGATCGACGATGCCGGCGGGAGCTTCAGCTTTCCCCGACTGGCTTTGCGGGTGCAGGCAGCGCCGCCCGCTGCGGCGGCCACGGCTGCGCTGACAAAAGCACCGGCAGGCACACAGTCGACGCCGTAA
- a CDS encoding TonB-dependent receptor: MALLAQAPAGVAVQTAPAASGGTIKGTVKAGTVPLPGVAVTATNTLTGKKYATTTDITGSFEMVIPRNGRYVVKAELAAFAVETKEVLVEDGKPEQVAAFAMQLASRAAREEAQQARSSGLGQGRGTQALSVSGDSDLADASAGTGNAGAQMPTLSGMGSGEEASSDSVAVSGQMGQTNGLANFNEDEIRQRIEDAVARARQQGGAAGDMANAVVGMLGGMMGGPGGGFGGGGRGGRGGGGGGGRGGFRGFNPTQPHGAIFYQGGNGALNAAPFSVASALGEPGAQVVKPSSMSNRFGVSFVGSPFIPGLVKPSSKQFVFLNVTGQRNINPDIFNGTVPTLAERSGDFSALGQTLYDPNTGLPIPGNNLKNASIPMSPQALALLNFYPAPNVPNAGPRNNYQTVTNAGQNSTSAALRYVRNFGQGGFGMGRRQAANAPKALRQNINFNGSYAHSASDSRNIFLPLGGTTASDGYGITAGYTIGYGRFTNNASINWNRSHATTENYFTNGLINPGLQAGVLVGDSTIQSNRFYYGVPTISFGGSNAFTGLSNTAPNDTINQTISFSDFVSYRYGKHNMRYGGDIRRVHADSIGGTQITPLGSFSFTGYATQNPASDCTASTTTTCPVVPASGSGFADFLLGMPQQASVQAGLNKTYLRANVYDWYGQDDWRVLANLTLTYGLRYEYFSPYIEKNNRLVNLDHNANFTAVEAVKPNQRGTYSGDFPRPLVNPDRSMYAPRFGFAYRPPFKFMKETVIRGGYGINYNTGQYSTIGRQLANQQPFAVTQTNIAGQQSCGTLGQFTLAGAFNCSTAPVQSNFSANLNYRLGHVQIWDLDIQRTLPLGIVANIGYDGSKGGNLDMVRAPNRTATGLLIPGAQAFNYEDSLGYSRFEALRINVRKRMSKGISLQGTYQYGHSIDDASSIGGGVQTVAQNDLDLNAEESNSSFDVRHKLTGNWVFELPFGPNRLFFTKGGLWSTITDGFSLSGDFTFSSGAYYTPSYQLTVQETATGTTNSLRPNRDFSVPISGKGTIGNWFNTAAFTTPATGEFGTASRNSIEGPGTTVVDASLSRTVQLGDTRSFEARVTAANALNIVQYSGIDTTLNSPTFGQVKGAASMRTLTVFARYRF, from the coding sequence ATGGCGCTCCTGGCGCAGGCTCCGGCTGGGGTGGCAGTTCAGACTGCTCCTGCGGCGAGTGGGGGAACGATCAAGGGAACGGTAAAGGCAGGGACAGTGCCGCTGCCGGGTGTGGCCGTGACCGCGACCAATACATTGACAGGAAAGAAGTATGCGACGACGACCGACATTACCGGGTCGTTTGAGATGGTGATTCCTCGCAACGGGCGTTATGTCGTAAAGGCGGAGCTGGCTGCATTTGCCGTCGAGACCAAAGAGGTGCTGGTGGAAGACGGCAAGCCCGAGCAGGTAGCGGCGTTTGCGATGCAGTTGGCCTCGCGTGCGGCGCGTGAAGAGGCACAGCAGGCTCGAAGCTCGGGACTGGGACAGGGGCGTGGGACGCAGGCTTTGAGTGTCTCCGGAGATAGCGATCTGGCTGATGCCAGCGCGGGGACCGGTAATGCAGGCGCGCAGATGCCTACGCTCTCGGGGATGGGAAGCGGAGAGGAAGCGTCATCGGACTCGGTGGCAGTGAGCGGGCAGATGGGCCAGACGAATGGGCTGGCGAACTTCAACGAAGACGAGATTCGCCAGCGTATCGAGGATGCCGTCGCGCGTGCTCGCCAGCAGGGCGGAGCGGCGGGCGATATGGCGAATGCCGTGGTGGGGATGTTGGGCGGCATGATGGGCGGCCCGGGCGGCGGCTTCGGTGGTGGAGGCCGTGGCGGACGCGGCGGCGGCGGTGGTGGCGGACGCGGCGGGTTCCGCGGGTTCAATCCTACGCAGCCGCATGGAGCGATCTTCTATCAGGGTGGCAATGGTGCTCTGAATGCTGCGCCGTTCTCTGTAGCTTCGGCGCTGGGAGAGCCCGGAGCGCAGGTGGTGAAGCCGTCGTCGATGTCGAACCGGTTTGGTGTGAGCTTTGTTGGGTCGCCCTTTATACCGGGGCTGGTGAAGCCTAGTTCGAAGCAGTTTGTGTTTTTGAATGTGACAGGGCAGCGGAATATCAACCCGGACATCTTCAATGGCACGGTGCCAACGCTGGCGGAGCGGAGTGGAGACTTCTCCGCGCTGGGACAGACGCTGTATGACCCCAATACGGGGCTGCCGATTCCGGGGAACAATCTTAAGAACGCTTCGATCCCGATGTCGCCGCAGGCGCTGGCGCTGTTGAACTTCTATCCGGCACCGAATGTTCCGAATGCGGGGCCGCGCAATAACTATCAGACTGTGACCAACGCCGGTCAGAATTCGACCTCGGCTGCGCTGCGCTATGTCAGGAACTTCGGACAGGGCGGATTCGGCATGGGACGGCGGCAGGCAGCGAACGCTCCGAAGGCGCTGCGGCAGAACATCAACTTCAACGGGAGCTATGCGCACAGCGCCAGTGACAGCCGCAATATCTTTCTGCCGCTGGGCGGGACGACGGCCTCCGATGGATATGGCATCACGGCGGGCTACACCATCGGTTATGGTCGATTTACGAATAACGCCTCGATTAACTGGAACCGCTCGCACGCTACGACGGAGAACTACTTCACCAATGGATTGATCAATCCGGGGCTACAGGCGGGCGTGCTCGTGGGAGATTCGACGATCCAGTCGAACCGGTTCTATTACGGCGTGCCGACGATCTCGTTCGGCGGCTCGAACGCCTTTACCGGCTTGAGCAATACCGCTCCCAATGACACGATCAATCAGACCATCTCGTTCAGCGACTTTGTGAGCTATCGCTATGGAAAGCACAACATGCGCTATGGCGGAGATATTCGACGGGTGCACGCCGACTCGATTGGCGGAACGCAGATTACGCCTCTCGGATCGTTCAGCTTTACCGGATATGCGACACAGAACCCTGCGAGCGATTGCACGGCTTCGACGACCACGACCTGCCCGGTGGTGCCGGCGAGCGGATCGGGATTCGCCGACTTCCTGCTGGGAATGCCGCAACAGGCGTCAGTACAAGCCGGGTTGAACAAGACGTATCTGCGGGCGAACGTCTATGACTGGTATGGGCAGGACGACTGGAGGGTGCTGGCGAATCTGACACTTACCTACGGGCTGCGGTATGAGTATTTTTCTCCTTACATCGAGAAGAACAACCGGTTGGTGAACCTGGACCACAATGCGAACTTTACGGCGGTGGAGGCTGTGAAGCCTAACCAGAGAGGCACCTATAGCGGAGATTTTCCCCGGCCGCTAGTGAATCCTGACCGATCGATGTATGCGCCACGATTTGGGTTTGCGTATCGGCCACCGTTCAAGTTTATGAAAGAGACGGTCATACGCGGCGGCTACGGAATCAACTACAACACCGGCCAGTACTCTACGATCGGACGTCAGTTGGCCAACCAGCAGCCCTTCGCTGTGACGCAGACGAACATTGCCGGACAACAGAGTTGCGGCACGCTGGGACAGTTCACGCTGGCGGGCGCGTTCAACTGCTCCACTGCGCCGGTGCAGAGTAACTTCAGCGCCAACCTGAACTATCGACTCGGACATGTGCAGATATGGGACCTCGATATTCAGCGGACGCTGCCGCTGGGCATTGTGGCGAACATTGGATACGACGGATCAAAGGGCGGCAATCTCGACATGGTGCGCGCACCGAACCGAACGGCCACGGGCCTGCTGATTCCGGGAGCGCAGGCGTTCAACTATGAGGACTCGCTTGGGTATTCGCGGTTTGAAGCGCTGCGTATCAACGTGCGCAAGCGGATGTCAAAGGGCATCTCTCTGCAGGGAACGTATCAATATGGACACTCGATCGATGATGCTTCCTCAATCGGTGGAGGCGTCCAGACGGTGGCGCAGAACGACCTCGATCTGAACGCGGAGGAGAGCAACAGTTCCTTCGACGTTCGTCATAAGCTGACCGGCAACTGGGTATTCGAGCTGCCGTTCGGGCCTAACCGGCTCTTCTTTACCAAAGGTGGATTGTGGTCCACGATTACCGATGGATTCTCACTCTCCGGTGACTTCACTTTTTCATCGGGAGCATACTACACGCCGAGCTATCAGTTGACGGTGCAGGAGACGGCAACCGGCACCACCAATTCGCTGCGGCCCAACCGGGACTTCAGCGTACCGATCTCCGGTAAAGGAACCATCGGCAACTGGTTCAATACGGCGGCTTTCACGACTCCTGCAACGGGCGAGTTTGGCACGGCGTCGCGCAACTCCATCGAAGGGCCAGGAACGACCGTGGTCGATGCTTCGCTGTCGCGTACGGTTCAACTTGGCGATACGCGGTCGTTTGAAGCTCGCGTCACCGCGGCGAATGCATTGAATATCGTGCAGTACTCGGGGATTGATACAACGCTGAACTCGCCGACGTTTGGACAAGTAAAGGGTGCGGCGTCGATGCGCACACTGACTGTATTTGCGCGGTATCGCTTCTGA
- a CDS encoding DUF5666 domain-containing protein: MRQRWSCRLGWRQICLALAVGILLAGSGILRAQEGPGGERGAFAGGQMVRGTVTAVSADQITVKTEEGDVYQVAVSANTRVMKDRQPVKVADIKAGDGVGAMGVMDAPTKTVHAVFVAVIDAEQVKKAREELGKIYITGKITAIDMDNAKLTVMRPDHVSQVIQADEGTSFRRGGRREQASVAGAPAVGANTGGTGGESITLADVKVGDMVMGRGAVKNGFFVPTELRVMDASARGQGRRHEAGTPADSTNGNSTASPQ; encoded by the coding sequence ATGAGACAGAGATGGAGTTGCAGGCTGGGGTGGAGGCAGATTTGCCTGGCTTTGGCAGTGGGGATATTGCTTGCAGGTTCAGGAATACTTCGGGCGCAGGAAGGCCCGGGAGGAGAACGCGGAGCGTTTGCCGGCGGACAGATGGTTCGCGGAACGGTGACAGCGGTGAGCGCCGACCAGATCACGGTGAAGACGGAAGAGGGCGATGTCTATCAGGTAGCGGTGTCCGCGAATACACGGGTGATGAAGGACAGGCAGCCGGTTAAGGTTGCGGACATCAAGGCTGGCGATGGCGTGGGCGCCATGGGCGTGATGGATGCGCCGACGAAGACGGTCCATGCAGTGTTTGTCGCGGTCATAGATGCGGAGCAGGTGAAGAAGGCCCGGGAGGAGCTGGGCAAGATCTACATTACAGGGAAGATCACCGCGATTGATATGGACAACGCCAAGCTGACGGTGATGCGGCCGGACCATGTGAGCCAGGTGATTCAGGCTGATGAAGGAACTTCGTTTCGACGGGGTGGGCGCAGAGAGCAGGCTTCGGTGGCGGGAGCGCCTGCCGTGGGCGCAAATACAGGAGGTACAGGTGGGGAGAGCATTACGCTGGCGGATGTGAAGGTGGGAGACATGGTGATGGGGCGAGGTGCCGTGAAGAATGGCTTCTTCGTGCCGACGGAGTTGAGAGTAATGGATGCGTCGGCGCGAGGCCAGGGGCGGCGGCATGAGGCCGGAACTCCTGCGGACTCAACCAATGGGAATAGCACCGCGAGTCCCCAGTAG
- a CDS encoding VIT1/CCC1 transporter family protein: protein MHQVAQNSNSQHIEGHFESSAVVRDIVIGLSDGLTVPFALAAGLSGAVASSHIVVLAGLAEIAAGSIAMGLGGYLAARGDAEHYISERHREEREIVDCTEDEEEEIYEIFERYSVDRAAAAPVLASLKQNPAQWVNFMMRFELGLEEPAANRAHRSALTIAGSYIAGGMIPLLPYMLVSDNLAALKLSVIITLIALALFGALKGKLVGTGWLRNAIQTITIGGAAAAVAYLLARLLNGHAS from the coding sequence ATGCATCAAGTCGCTCAGAATTCCAACAGCCAACACATAGAAGGCCACTTCGAGTCCAGCGCCGTCGTCCGCGATATCGTCATCGGACTCTCCGACGGCCTCACTGTCCCCTTCGCCCTGGCCGCCGGACTCTCAGGCGCCGTCGCCTCGTCCCACATCGTCGTTCTGGCTGGCCTCGCCGAGATTGCCGCCGGATCGATCGCCATGGGACTCGGCGGCTATCTCGCTGCCCGCGGAGATGCCGAGCATTACATCTCCGAGCGTCACCGCGAAGAGCGCGAGATCGTCGATTGCACCGAGGACGAAGAGGAAGAGATCTACGAGATCTTCGAACGGTATTCGGTCGATCGTGCCGCCGCCGCACCCGTCCTGGCTTCGCTCAAACAGAACCCCGCACAGTGGGTCAACTTCATGATGCGCTTCGAGCTTGGCCTCGAAGAACCGGCCGCAAACCGCGCCCATCGTTCGGCCCTGACGATCGCCGGTTCTTACATCGCCGGAGGCATGATCCCGTTGCTCCCTTACATGCTGGTAAGCGACAACCTAGCCGCACTCAAACTCTCCGTCATCATCACCCTTATCGCTCTCGCCCTCTTTGGAGCGCTCAAAGGAAAGCTCGTAGGCACGGGATGGCTGCGAAACGCCATCCAGACCATCACCATCGGCGGAGCCGCCGCCGCCGTGGCCTACCTCCTGGCCCGCCTCCTCAACGGACACGCTTCCTGA
- the egtB gene encoding ergothioneine biosynthesis protein EgtB, giving the protein MSSSTATHSAATTLLARYRAVRKATTQLCAPLSPEDLMVQSCPEASPVKWHLAHTTWFFETFVLREHVGAYKPFHPDFHWLFNSYYNSLGDMPEKKLRASFSRPSLDVILAYRAYVDAAIDRFLQQPVVSGAIQRITLGLHHEQQHQELIATDIKHALFTNPLHPAYMDTATGKKNDVIAPPLDWSRFSPGLTEVGFTPSPAANDVFAFDNETPRHSVYIAPFALANRLVTCAEYLAFIDQNGYTRPELWLSEGWTALHSENWQAPLYWQRDSETKSGWCIYTLHGFQPLEDLSETPVCHLSFFEADAYARWAGYRLPTEFEWEYAATHSVPAAGTEANLLESGNLHPTPASHASGLQQLYGDVWEWTQSGYTGYPGYKPLPGALGEYNGKFMSSQVVLRGGSCVTPATHIRPTYRNFFTPGTRWQFSGLRLAKDVIR; this is encoded by the coding sequence ATGTCCTCCTCCACCGCAACACATTCTGCCGCCACAACTCTTCTTGCGCGTTACCGGGCCGTCCGCAAAGCCACTACCCAGCTCTGTGCTCCACTTTCGCCCGAAGACCTGATGGTCCAGTCCTGTCCCGAGGCCAGCCCAGTCAAATGGCACCTGGCCCATACCACCTGGTTCTTCGAGACCTTCGTCCTCCGCGAACATGTCGGCGCCTACAAACCCTTCCATCCTGACTTTCACTGGCTCTTCAACAGCTACTACAACTCGCTCGGCGATATGCCCGAGAAAAAGCTGCGTGCCTCTTTTTCCCGCCCCTCGCTCGACGTGATTCTTGCCTATCGTGCCTACGTCGACGCTGCAATCGACCGCTTCCTCCAGCAGCCCGTCGTCTCCGGAGCCATCCAGCGCATCACCCTTGGCCTGCATCACGAGCAGCAGCATCAGGAACTCATCGCCACCGATATCAAGCACGCCCTCTTCACCAACCCGCTCCATCCCGCTTACATGGACACGGCGACGGGCAAGAAAAACGATGTCATTGCGCCGCCGCTCGACTGGTCCCGTTTCTCTCCCGGCCTGACGGAAGTAGGTTTCACCCCGAGCCCTGCGGCGAACGATGTCTTTGCCTTCGACAACGAGACGCCGCGCCACTCCGTCTACATCGCGCCCTTCGCGCTGGCGAACCGGCTGGTCACCTGCGCGGAGTATCTCGCCTTCATCGACCAGAACGGCTACACCCGCCCCGAGCTGTGGCTCTCCGAAGGATGGACCGCTCTGCACAGCGAAAACTGGCAGGCACCGCTTTACTGGCAGCGCGACAGCGAGACCAAGTCCGGCTGGTGCATCTACACGCTGCACGGCTTTCAACCATTAGAAGACCTCAGCGAGACCCCGGTCTGCCATCTCAGCTTCTTCGAGGCCGACGCCTATGCCCGCTGGGCAGGCTATCGGCTCCCCACCGAGTTTGAGTGGGAGTACGCCGCCACCCACTCGGTTCCCGCCGCCGGCACAGAAGCCAACCTGCTCGAATCCGGCAACCTGCACCCCACCCCGGCCAGCCACGCCTCAGGGTTGCAACAGCTCTACGGTGACGTGTGGGAGTGGACGCAATCGGGTTACACCGGCTACCCCGGCTACAAACCCCTGCCCGGCGCTCTCGGCGAGTACAACGGCAAGTTCATGTCCAGCCAGGTCGTCCTCCGCGGAGGCTCCTGCGTCACCCCGGCGACCCATATCCGTCCCACCTATCGCAACTTCTTCACGCCGGGCACGCGCTGGCAGTTCTCCGGGTTGCGGCTCGCCAAAGACGTCATCAGATAG
- a CDS encoding cytochrome P460 family protein: MPELMRESANLLWIGRWDRANCSAALKHKLMVGVVSAALGVLLSGCTANKQPSEQEASLANAAKDVTIPLQAGKMTNPLPETDEIVSQGQEVFLGSCAQCHGADARGDTNVGRSMYPPAMDLTSAHVQHWNDAELFWIIQNGVRLTGMPSWKASISENDTWKLARFIHSLPRRDAASASPAVPSQLQGATSMQDKYSLKIPNGLAFSEFRGYESWPVIAISHNGNMLAAILGNPVMINAYKTGIPGNGKPFPDGAKMAKVHWNAKVNPYEPGSPTVPGTQHDVDFMLKDSKRFADSGGWGYGAFEYDAASNTFTPATLKDKPPQGNDAKCGFACHTIVKARDYVFTDYGHK, encoded by the coding sequence ATGCCTGAACTGATGAGGGAGTCTGCAAATCTGCTATGGATTGGACGGTGGGACAGAGCTAACTGCAGCGCAGCGCTAAAGCACAAACTGATGGTTGGTGTGGTCAGTGCGGCGCTGGGCGTGTTGCTTTCAGGCTGCACAGCGAATAAACAGCCATCTGAGCAGGAAGCCAGCCTGGCCAATGCAGCTAAAGATGTCACCATTCCATTGCAGGCAGGAAAGATGACGAACCCGCTGCCTGAGACGGACGAGATCGTCAGCCAGGGCCAGGAAGTGTTTCTTGGCTCGTGCGCCCAATGCCACGGTGCGGATGCGCGTGGTGACACGAACGTCGGACGCAGCATGTACCCGCCTGCCATGGACCTGACCTCAGCCCACGTGCAGCACTGGAACGACGCGGAGCTGTTTTGGATCATCCAGAACGGAGTTCGCCTCACAGGCATGCCTTCGTGGAAGGCGAGCATCTCCGAGAACGACACCTGGAAGCTTGCACGCTTCATTCACAGCCTTCCCCGCCGCGACGCTGCCTCCGCATCCCCAGCAGTCCCGTCACAATTGCAGGGCGCCACTTCCATGCAGGACAAGTACTCCCTCAAAATACCGAACGGCCTCGCATTCTCCGAGTTCAGAGGATACGAAAGCTGGCCAGTGATCGCCATCAGCCATAACGGAAATATGCTGGCTGCGATCCTCGGAAACCCTGTAATGATCAACGCCTATAAGACGGGAATCCCCGGTAACGGCAAGCCCTTTCCGGACGGAGCCAAAATGGCGAAGGTTCATTGGAACGCGAAGGTGAACCCTTATGAACCCGGTTCGCCGACGGTGCCAGGCACTCAGCATGACGTTGATTTCATGCTGAAGGACAGCAAGAGGTTCGCGGATAGCGGAGGCTGGGGTTACGGCGCGTTTGAATATGACGCGGCATCCAATACCTTCACGCCCGCCACGCTAAAAGACAAGCCGCCACAAGGGAACGACGCCAAATGCGGCTTCGCCTGCCACACGATCGTAAAGGCAAGAGATTACGTTTTTACCGATTACGGGCACAAATAA